One window of Microbacterium sp. 1S1 genomic DNA carries:
- the msrB gene encoding peptide-methionine (R)-S-oxide reductase MsrB, whose protein sequence is MPYSVNKTEDEWREELGEEQYAVLRQAATERAWTGELLDEERAGLYTCGACGAELFKSGTKFDSGCGWPSFYESVRPDAVELLEDDSLGMVRTEVRCATCGSHLGHVFPDGFGTPTGDRYCMNSIALNFTPDES, encoded by the coding sequence ATGCCCTACAGCGTGAACAAGACCGAAGACGAGTGGCGCGAAGAGCTCGGGGAAGAGCAGTACGCCGTGCTGCGCCAGGCTGCCACCGAGCGCGCCTGGACCGGCGAGCTGCTCGACGAGGAGCGTGCCGGCCTCTACACCTGCGGTGCATGCGGGGCCGAGCTGTTCAAGAGCGGCACCAAGTTCGATTCCGGATGCGGCTGGCCGAGCTTCTACGAGTCTGTGCGTCCCGACGCCGTCGAACTGCTCGAGGACGACAGTCTCGGCATGGTCCGTACCGAGGTCCGCTGCGCCACCTGCGGCTCGCATCTCGGCCACGTCTTCCCCGACGGCTTCGGCACCCCCACCGGAGACCGCTACTGCATGAACTCGATCGCGCTGAACTTCACGCCCGACGAGTCGTGA
- a CDS encoding DMT family transporter, with product MALGGAVAIGVMTAIQARINGVLGVRVDNGIVAGFLSFAVGLVALAAVISFLPSARRGAARLGRGVRDRSIPFWMLLGGACGALTVSTQGLTAGILGVSLFTVGVVAGQTLHGLVLDRIGFGPAGVVAVTPGRVLGGLLALAAVGISLSGDVLTNAPLWMLLLPFAAGVGIAWQAATNGRLAQRVQSPIAATLMSFIAGTLVLALAAGTSIAVRGWPAALPAEPWLYLGGFLGAGYILLGAFIVAHTGVLLMGLGSVLGQLVTSVVIDLLWPAQAGPALWQVMAMVVVAVGSVLVAVPWRRRRL from the coding sequence CTGGCGCTCGGTGGAGCCGTCGCGATCGGGGTGATGACCGCGATCCAGGCGCGCATCAACGGCGTCCTCGGCGTGCGGGTCGACAACGGCATCGTCGCCGGATTCCTGTCCTTCGCCGTCGGACTCGTCGCGCTCGCCGCCGTCATCTCCTTCCTGCCCTCTGCACGCCGGGGGGCGGCGCGTCTCGGCCGCGGGGTCCGAGACAGGAGCATCCCGTTCTGGATGCTCCTCGGTGGCGCCTGCGGTGCGCTCACCGTCTCCACCCAGGGGCTGACCGCCGGGATCCTCGGCGTCTCGCTGTTCACGGTCGGTGTGGTGGCGGGGCAGACGCTGCACGGTCTCGTCCTCGACCGCATCGGGTTCGGACCCGCCGGAGTCGTGGCCGTGACTCCCGGCCGCGTGCTGGGCGGGCTGCTCGCCCTCGCCGCCGTCGGCATCTCGCTCTCCGGCGACGTGCTGACGAACGCGCCGCTGTGGATGCTGCTGCTGCCCTTCGCCGCCGGTGTGGGCATCGCATGGCAGGCTGCGACGAACGGCCGGCTCGCGCAGCGCGTGCAGTCGCCGATCGCCGCGACCCTGATGAGCTTCATCGCGGGAACGCTGGTGCTCGCGCTCGCCGCAGGCACGAGTATCGCCGTTCGCGGCTGGCCGGCGGCGCTGCCCGCGGAACCGTGGCTGTACCTCGGCGGCTTCCTCGGGGCGGGCTACATCCTGCTCGGCGCGTTCATCGTCGCGCACACCGGCGTGCTGCTGATGGGCCTCGGCTCGGTGCTCGGGCAGCTCGTCACGTCGGTCGTGATCGACCTGCTCTGGCCGGCACAGGCGGGGCCGGCGCTGTGGCAGGTGATGGCGATGGTGGTCGTCGCGGTCGGCTCGGTCCTCGTCGCGGTGCCCTGGCGCCGCCGCCGCCTTTAG
- a CDS encoding response regulator encodes MTSPIRVLLVDDQELIRLGFRMVLEAEPDIVVIGEAADGKAAIAQSAALAPDLVLMDIRMPELDGIGATKAIVDAHPETRVLVLTTFDLDEYAFGAIRAGASGFLLKDAQRHEMLSAVRAVHRGDAALAPRVTRMLLEHVGPQLTDPGTAAAAVDDAGYRSLTDREREVFLAIGRGLSNTEIAATLYVGESTVKTHVGRILAKLGARDRIHAVILAHRLGLVGR; translated from the coding sequence ATGACATCGCCCATCCGTGTGCTCCTGGTCGACGACCAGGAGCTGATCCGACTCGGCTTCCGGATGGTCCTCGAGGCGGAGCCGGACATCGTCGTCATCGGGGAAGCCGCGGACGGGAAGGCGGCCATCGCCCAGAGCGCCGCACTCGCCCCCGACCTCGTGCTCATGGACATCCGCATGCCGGAACTCGACGGCATCGGCGCGACGAAGGCCATCGTCGACGCGCACCCCGAGACCCGGGTGCTCGTCCTGACGACGTTCGACCTGGACGAGTACGCCTTCGGCGCGATCCGTGCCGGCGCCAGCGGCTTCCTCCTCAAGGACGCCCAGCGGCACGAGATGCTCTCCGCGGTACGCGCCGTCCACCGCGGGGACGCGGCCCTGGCGCCGCGGGTCACCCGCATGCTGCTGGAGCACGTCGGCCCGCAGCTCACGGATCCCGGGACGGCCGCCGCGGCTGTGGACGACGCCGGATACCGTTCCCTGACCGACCGCGAGCGCGAGGTGTTCCTCGCGATAGGGCGGGGCCTCAGCAACACCGAGATCGCTGCCACGCTCTATGTCGGCGAGTCCACGGTCAAGACGCACGTCGGCCGCATCCTGGCCAAGCTCGGGGCGCGGGATCGGATCCACGCCGTGATCCTCGCGCACCGGCTCGGCCTGGTCGGCCGGTGA
- the groL gene encoding chaperonin GroEL (60 kDa chaperone family; promotes refolding of misfolded polypeptides especially under stressful conditions; forms two stacked rings of heptamers to form a barrel-shaped 14mer; ends can be capped by GroES; misfolded proteins enter the barrel where they are refolded when GroES binds) translates to MAKIIAFDEEARRGLERGLNILADAVKVTLGPRGRNVVLEKKWGAPTITNDGVSIAKEIELDDPYEKIGAELVKEVAKKTDDVAGDGTTTATVLAQALVREGLRNVAAGADPISLKRGIEKAVAAITEELLSTAKEIDSKEQIAATASISAADPAIGELIAEAIDKVGKEGVVTVEESQTFGTELELTEGMRFDKGYLNPYFVTDPERQEAVFEDPYILIANQKVSNIKDLLPIVDKVIQDGKELVIIAEDVEGEALATLVLNKLKGIFKSVAVKAPGFGDRRKAQLQDIAILTGGQVITEEVGLKLENATLDLLGRARKVIVTKDETTIVEGAGEADQIEGRVTQIRREIENTDSDYDREKLQERLAKLAGGVAVIKAGAATEVELKERKHRIEDAVRNAKAAVEEGIVPGGGVALIQSGTKALDALSLEGDEATGANIVRVAIEAPLKQIALNAGLEPGVVANKVSELPAGQGLNAASGEYGDMFAQGIIDPAKVTRSALQNAASIAGLFLTTEAVVADKPEKAAAPAGDPTGGMDF, encoded by the coding sequence ATGGCAAAGATCATCGCCTTCGATGAGGAGGCCCGCCGCGGCCTCGAGCGTGGCCTCAACATCCTCGCCGACGCGGTCAAGGTGACCCTCGGCCCGCGTGGTCGCAACGTCGTGCTCGAGAAGAAGTGGGGCGCCCCCACGATCACGAACGACGGTGTCTCCATCGCCAAGGAGATCGAGCTGGACGACCCGTACGAGAAGATCGGTGCGGAGCTCGTCAAGGAGGTCGCCAAGAAGACCGACGACGTCGCCGGTGACGGCACGACGACCGCCACGGTGCTCGCCCAGGCCCTGGTCCGCGAAGGTCTGCGCAACGTCGCTGCCGGCGCCGACCCCATCTCGCTCAAGCGCGGCATCGAGAAGGCCGTCGCCGCGATCACCGAGGAGCTGCTGAGCACCGCGAAGGAGATCGACTCCAAGGAGCAGATCGCCGCGACCGCGTCCATCTCCGCCGCTGACCCCGCGATCGGCGAGCTCATCGCCGAGGCGATCGACAAGGTCGGCAAGGAAGGCGTCGTCACCGTCGAGGAGTCGCAGACGTTCGGCACCGAGCTCGAGCTCACCGAGGGCATGCGCTTCGACAAGGGCTACCTCAACCCGTACTTCGTCACGGACCCGGAGCGCCAGGAAGCCGTCTTCGAGGACCCGTACATCCTCATCGCGAACCAGAAGGTCTCGAACATCAAGGACCTGCTGCCCATCGTCGACAAGGTGATCCAGGACGGCAAGGAGCTCGTCATCATCGCCGAGGACGTGGAGGGCGAGGCCCTCGCGACGCTCGTGCTGAACAAGCTCAAGGGCATCTTCAAGTCGGTCGCCGTCAAGGCCCCCGGCTTCGGCGACCGCCGCAAGGCGCAGCTGCAGGACATCGCGATCCTCACGGGCGGCCAGGTCATCACCGAAGAGGTGGGCCTCAAGCTCGAGAACGCCACGCTCGACCTCCTCGGTCGTGCGCGCAAGGTCATCGTCACCAAGGACGAGACCACGATCGTCGAGGGTGCGGGTGAGGCCGACCAGATCGAGGGTCGCGTCACGCAGATCCGTCGTGAGATCGAGAACACCGACAGCGACTACGACCGCGAGAAGCTGCAGGAGCGCCTGGCGAAGCTCGCCGGTGGCGTCGCCGTCATCAAGGCGGGCGCCGCGACCGAGGTCGAGCTCAAGGAGCGCAAGCACCGCATCGAGGACGCCGTCCGCAACGCGAAGGCGGCCGTCGAGGAGGGCATCGTCCCCGGTGGTGGCGTCGCGCTCATCCAGTCCGGCACGAAGGCGCTCGACGCCCTGTCGCTCGAGGGCGACGAGGCGACCGGTGCGAACATCGTCCGCGTCGCGATCGAGGCTCCGCTGAAGCAGATCGCTCTGAACGCCGGTCTCGAGCCGGGTGTCGTGGCGAACAAGGTCTCCGAGCTCCCCGCGGGCCAGGGCCTGAACGCCGCGAGCGGCGAGTACGGCGACATGTTCGCACAGGGCATCATCGACCCGGCCAAGGTCACGCGCTCCGCGCTGCAGAACGCCGCGTCGATCGCCGGCCTGTTCCTGACGACGGAGGCCGTCGTCGCGGACAAGCCGGAGAAGGCCGCTGCTCCCGCTGGTGACCCCACGGGTGGCATGGACTTCTGA
- a CDS encoding sensor histidine kinase, protein MAHKPDAVTAWWRRISLRAKVTGVTVAVLALGLLVAGIGTVPLLRNALVENINAQLPALVTSDLVNRYFDTTTIDGVTTYTPRDEKPRDFSFAVYDAEGSLRATAPSASGRAPVFPAEYSLSDAQANEDQVLALEDANGGVYHAAAAVVQQEGDPLSIQMVALPLAEADRIISQYFGIYITIALITIFVAALLTRGLVTLTFRRLGQVEQTAMSIAAGDFRQRLTDLEPTTEVGRLNAAINTMLDRVDRSLAQRDRTVQHMRRFIGDASHELRTPLVSVRGYAELYRMGAIKGEEDTARAMERIEKEAIRMGVLVEDLLALARLDEEREPQIVPLDLRPIARDAALDVRAAAPGRTISVIDRTLESVPTAPIRTTVVPIEPEPAPKARPRATLSRLRRRARQPEQPPAIDFSEVPDIPVRTPPIVLGEENKVRQVVTNLLGNARRFSPEDSPIEIVVDSDRVAGTASISIVDHGEGVPPQIREQIFERFWRADTSRARETGGSGLGLAIVASILKALNGDIAVSESPGGGATFTVTLPLAPARSTPEHLLEDTQPLYPLDLP, encoded by the coding sequence CGGTGCTCGCGCTCGGCCTCCTCGTCGCCGGCATCGGCACCGTACCGCTCCTGCGGAACGCGCTCGTCGAGAACATCAACGCGCAGCTCCCTGCGCTCGTGACCAGCGACCTCGTCAACCGCTACTTCGACACGACGACGATCGACGGCGTCACGACCTACACCCCGCGCGACGAGAAGCCCCGTGACTTCTCCTTCGCCGTCTACGACGCCGAGGGCTCCCTCCGCGCGACCGCTCCCAGCGCGTCCGGCCGGGCACCGGTCTTCCCCGCGGAGTACTCGCTGTCGGACGCGCAGGCCAACGAGGATCAGGTGCTCGCGCTCGAGGACGCGAACGGCGGCGTGTACCACGCGGCCGCCGCGGTGGTGCAGCAGGAGGGCGACCCGCTCAGCATCCAGATGGTCGCGCTCCCCCTCGCTGAGGCGGACCGCATCATCAGCCAGTACTTCGGGATCTACATCACCATCGCGCTGATCACGATCTTCGTCGCCGCTCTGCTCACCCGAGGTCTCGTGACACTGACCTTCCGCCGGCTCGGACAGGTGGAGCAGACCGCCATGTCGATCGCCGCCGGCGACTTCCGCCAGAGGCTCACCGACCTCGAGCCGACGACGGAGGTCGGCCGGCTGAACGCGGCCATCAACACGATGCTGGACCGCGTCGATCGATCGTTGGCTCAGCGCGACCGTACGGTGCAGCACATGCGGCGGTTCATCGGCGATGCCAGCCATGAGCTGCGGACGCCCCTCGTCAGTGTTCGCGGGTACGCGGAGCTCTACCGCATGGGCGCGATCAAGGGCGAGGAGGACACCGCGCGGGCGATGGAGCGCATCGAGAAGGAGGCGATCCGGATGGGCGTCCTCGTCGAGGACCTGCTCGCCCTGGCCCGGCTCGACGAGGAGCGGGAGCCGCAGATCGTCCCCCTCGACCTACGCCCCATCGCCCGCGACGCCGCCCTGGACGTGCGTGCCGCCGCACCGGGACGCACGATCTCCGTCATCGACAGAACGCTGGAGAGCGTGCCGACCGCCCCCATCCGGACGACCGTCGTGCCGATCGAGCCCGAGCCCGCCCCGAAGGCCCGCCCGCGGGCCACTCTGTCGCGGCTGCGCCGCCGCGCCCGCCAGCCGGAGCAGCCCCCGGCGATCGACTTCAGCGAGGTGCCCGACATCCCCGTCCGCACGCCGCCGATCGTGCTCGGCGAGGAGAACAAGGTCCGCCAGGTCGTCACGAACCTCCTCGGCAACGCGCGACGCTTCTCCCCCGAGGACAGCCCCATCGAGATCGTCGTGGACTCGGATCGCGTCGCGGGCACCGCGAGCATCTCCATCGTCGACCACGGCGAAGGGGTCCCCCCGCAGATCCGCGAGCAGATCTTCGAGCGATTCTGGCGTGCCGACACCTCGCGTGCTCGCGAGACCGGAGGCTCTGGCCTCGGACTGGCGATCGTCGCCTCCATCCTGAAGGCGCTGAACGGCGACATCGCGGTGTCGGAGAGTCCCGGTGGCGGAGCGACCTTCACCGTGACGTTGCCCCTCGCGCCGGCTCGGTCGACGCCGGAGCACCTGCTGGAGGACACGCAGCCGCTGTACCCTCTCGACCTGCCGTAG
- a CDS encoding ABC transporter ATP-binding protein — protein MITAEGLTKRFGDKTAVDGVSFTVQPGSVTGFLGPNGAGKSTTMRMIVGLDRPTAGKATVAGREYHKLRAPLTEVGVLLDAKAVHTGRTARDHLRAMAATHGIPNSRVDEVIELAGIGSVARKRAGKFSLGMGQRLGIASALLGDPHTLILDEPVNGLDPEGVRWVRQFVRHAASEGRTVLLSSHLMSEMAQTADHVIVMGRGKVLADAPLADLVRSWTTNRVRVRTPRPTDLVAAVGGPDVEIISAAPDLLDIAGLPAARIGDLAAERGIPLHELTPTTGSLEEAYLALTGDAVEYRTKELS, from the coding sequence ATGATCACCGCAGAAGGCCTCACCAAGAGATTCGGGGACAAGACCGCCGTGGACGGCGTGTCCTTCACCGTGCAGCCCGGCAGCGTCACCGGCTTCCTCGGGCCGAACGGCGCAGGGAAGTCGACGACCATGCGCATGATCGTCGGGCTGGACCGCCCGACGGCGGGGAAGGCGACCGTGGCCGGGCGGGAGTACCACAAGCTTCGCGCGCCCCTCACCGAGGTGGGCGTGCTCCTCGACGCGAAGGCCGTGCACACCGGGCGGACGGCGCGCGACCACCTGCGCGCCATGGCCGCCACACACGGCATCCCGAACTCCCGGGTCGACGAGGTCATCGAGCTCGCCGGGATCGGCTCGGTCGCCCGCAAGCGCGCCGGGAAGTTCTCCCTCGGGATGGGGCAGCGTCTGGGGATCGCGTCCGCTCTGCTCGGCGACCCGCACACCCTCATCCTCGACGAACCGGTCAACGGCCTCGACCCGGAGGGTGTCCGCTGGGTGCGGCAGTTCGTTCGGCATGCCGCATCCGAAGGTCGGACGGTGCTGCTGTCCAGCCATCTCATGAGCGAGATGGCGCAGACGGCCGACCACGTCATCGTGATGGGACGCGGCAAGGTGCTCGCCGACGCCCCGCTGGCGGACCTCGTCCGCTCCTGGACGACGAACCGCGTGCGGGTGCGCACGCCCCGCCCGACCGACCTCGTGGCGGCAGTGGGCGGGCCCGACGTGGAGATCATCAGCGCCGCCCCCGATCTGCTCGATATCGCCGGACTCCCGGCCGCACGCATCGGGGACCTCGCCGCGGAGCGCGGGATCCCGTTGCACGAACTCACCCCGACCACCGGGTCCCTCGAAGAGGCGTACCTCGCCCTCACCGGCGATGCCGTCGAGTACCGCACGAAGGAGCTCTCATGA
- a CDS encoding sensor histidine kinase, producing the protein MPAKRRGPDTVREDEGLRLPRPPGVFRRFWARHPVLADVLLTLLCILLTITPAARIDETDLGPVPLAPAALVPVWVIAACATLLWRRRKPWLPAIAAILLEVFLLFSALPGSSPLLLFAGYSLAVHRSTRAAWTAFGIGVASTATGAGLLLWAGVFTLQEAANALLGTVVLGLIGTLIGANVGSRKRYLDALIDRSRQLLVERDQQAQLAAAAERARIAREMHDIVSHSLTVVVALSEGAAATPDREQARAAAASAADTARSALAQMRAMLGVLRDDDAPLLLAPVSPASPQETVAAAQRTGYPVTLTTTGEAEVSSDVAHALGRIVQEGLTNAMRHAPAATTASVRLTYAPATVVVEIVNDGVVGSPGQDGFGLRGLLERAAHVRGTLESRPDGAGRWLLRAVLPTSSEAPAVSPGGEGNA; encoded by the coding sequence GTGCCGGCGAAGCGACGCGGACCGGACACGGTCCGGGAGGACGAGGGGCTACGGCTCCCTCGTCCTCCCGGCGTGTTCCGGCGCTTCTGGGCGCGCCATCCGGTTCTCGCCGACGTCCTGCTCACGCTGCTCTGCATCCTCCTGACGATCACTCCTGCCGCGCGGATCGATGAGACCGACCTCGGCCCCGTCCCTCTCGCGCCGGCCGCGCTGGTGCCGGTGTGGGTGATCGCGGCCTGTGCCACCCTGCTCTGGCGCCGGCGGAAGCCCTGGCTCCCCGCGATCGCGGCGATTCTGCTCGAGGTCTTCCTGCTGTTCTCCGCGCTGCCGGGGAGCAGCCCGCTGCTGCTGTTCGCCGGTTACTCCCTCGCCGTCCACCGCTCCACCCGCGCCGCGTGGACTGCTTTCGGCATCGGGGTCGCAAGCACCGCCACCGGAGCCGGACTCCTGCTCTGGGCGGGCGTCTTCACACTGCAAGAGGCGGCCAACGCCCTGCTCGGCACGGTCGTGCTCGGCCTCATCGGCACTCTGATCGGCGCGAACGTCGGGAGCAGGAAACGCTATCTGGACGCACTGATCGATCGCTCACGCCAGCTTCTCGTGGAGCGCGACCAGCAGGCGCAACTGGCCGCTGCCGCGGAACGGGCCCGCATCGCCAGGGAGATGCACGACATCGTGTCACACTCCCTCACGGTGGTCGTCGCGCTGTCCGAGGGAGCCGCGGCCACGCCGGACCGCGAGCAGGCCCGCGCTGCCGCCGCCTCGGCCGCGGACACCGCCCGCAGCGCGCTCGCCCAGATGCGCGCGATGCTCGGCGTCCTCCGGGACGACGACGCCCCGCTCCTTCTCGCACCGGTGTCTCCCGCCTCGCCGCAGGAGACCGTCGCGGCGGCACAGCGGACGGGATACCCGGTCACCCTCACCACGACGGGTGAGGCGGAGGTCTCGTCCGACGTCGCCCATGCGCTCGGCCGGATCGTGCAGGAGGGGCTGACGAACGCGATGCGGCACGCCCCGGCCGCGACGACGGCGTCCGTGCGGCTGACGTATGCGCCCGCTACCGTGGTCGTGGAGATCGTCAACGACGGAGTCGTGGGCTCTCCCGGGCAGGACGGCTTCGGTCTCCGGGGGCTCCTCGAGCGCGCCGCCCACGTCCGCGGCACACTGGAGTCACGGCCGGACGGTGCGGGCCGCTGGCTCCTGCGCGCCGTCCTGCCGACATCATCCGAGGCCCCGGCCGTGTCGCCGGGCGGAGAGGGGAACGCATGA
- a CDS encoding DUF3263 domain-containing protein: MPADHLTERDRAILALEAAWPRHGGMKEEVIRARLGMSAARYYQLLGRLIDSEAALEFDPMLVRRLRRLRDARGARRAARIPGFTG, encoded by the coding sequence ATGCCCGCAGACCACCTGACGGAACGCGATCGCGCGATCCTCGCCCTGGAGGCCGCCTGGCCGCGCCACGGCGGCATGAAGGAGGAGGTCATCCGGGCGCGGCTGGGCATGAGCGCGGCGCGGTACTACCAGCTCCTCGGGCGGCTGATCGACTCCGAGGCGGCCCTCGAGTTCGATCCCATGCTCGTCCGGCGCCTGCGACGGCTCCGCGACGCGCGTGGTGCCAGGCGCGCCGCGCGGATCCCCGGCTTCACCGGGTGA
- a CDS encoding DUF2332 domain-containing protein, with protein sequence MTDAVQERYARFAVEEAPGRSALYAEWAAGIAEDEELRDLLRRIPATRRQPPLVFAVSRLLGAGNGPYGEWRRFVLAAGDRFVDECTRRALQTNEPLRTAALLPALSEIDGPLALLEVGASAGLCLYPDRYSYRFTDEDGTLRRALDPVAGPSPVVLECVVSGDLPPLRMPEVVWRAGIDLAPLDAADDEDRRWLRALVWPGEQGREQRITAALDIAAADPPLLVAGDAAAHLERLARSAPPDAALVITTPGVLVHIPRADREELVARITALPARWVTIDPPALLDVWKPPVEAETWPGFVVALDGRVLTAADPLGARWEWRAGDRASAT encoded by the coding sequence ATGACGGACGCCGTACAGGAGCGCTACGCCCGATTCGCGGTGGAGGAAGCGCCGGGGCGCAGCGCCCTGTACGCCGAGTGGGCTGCGGGCATCGCCGAGGACGAGGAACTCCGTGACCTACTCCGGCGGATCCCCGCCACCCGGAGGCAGCCTCCCCTCGTCTTCGCGGTCTCCCGCCTGCTCGGTGCCGGAAACGGGCCCTACGGGGAGTGGCGCCGGTTCGTCCTCGCGGCGGGAGACCGGTTCGTCGACGAGTGCACGAGACGCGCGCTCCAGACGAACGAGCCCCTCCGGACAGCGGCCCTGCTGCCCGCGCTCTCGGAGATCGACGGGCCGCTCGCCCTGCTGGAAGTGGGCGCCTCCGCGGGGCTCTGCCTCTATCCGGACCGCTACTCGTACCGCTTCACCGACGAGGACGGCACCCTCCGCCGCGCCCTCGATCCCGTCGCCGGTCCGTCGCCGGTGGTGCTCGAGTGCGTCGTCTCCGGCGACCTGCCGCCGTTGCGGATGCCCGAGGTCGTCTGGCGCGCGGGGATCGACCTGGCTCCGCTGGACGCCGCGGACGACGAGGACCGGCGCTGGCTTCGCGCGCTCGTCTGGCCGGGCGAGCAGGGGAGGGAGCAGCGCATCACGGCCGCCCTCGACATCGCCGCGGCCGATCCTCCGCTGCTCGTCGCCGGCGATGCCGCCGCTCATCTGGAGCGCCTCGCACGATCCGCCCCGCCGGACGCGGCGCTGGTGATCACGACGCCGGGCGTGCTCGTGCACATCCCGCGGGCGGACCGGGAGGAGCTGGTCGCCCGGATCACGGCGCTTCCGGCGCGATGGGTCACGATCGACCCACCTGCCCTGCTCGACGTGTGGAAGCCCCCGGTCGAGGCGGAGACGTGGCCCGGTTTCGTCGTCGCGCTCGACGGACGAGTCCTCACTGCAGCCGATCCGCTCGGCGCTCGCTGGGAGTGGCGCGCGGGCGATCGGGCATCGGCGACCTAA
- a CDS encoding ABC transporter permease subunit — protein sequence MTATPAVTTSAVAHPATNSGHRLTFARAVRGEAIKLTTLRSTWWSIAIVAVLTVGIAVLIAQAIDAPGFEPIQAVVMPIQFTMLLAGIIGAISVTGEYSTGMIRSTLTADPIRGSVLLAKSLVLAAFLFLSSLVIFGAAAAAVSVVVAGRDQGIDWADPATSVLPIVVASLAMAVFALIGVAFGFILRSGAGAIAATVGLLFVLPIVASFFSMAGEAWAWVIDASAYLPVSAAQNAILPSDSATLEAPVAFLTLGCWAIGGLLAAWAVLRTRDA from the coding sequence ATGACCGCCACCCCCGCCGTGACGACCTCCGCCGTCGCACATCCCGCCACCAACTCCGGTCACCGCCTCACCTTCGCCCGTGCGGTGCGTGGCGAGGCCATCAAGCTCACGACGCTCCGCTCGACCTGGTGGTCGATCGCGATCGTGGCCGTGCTGACGGTCGGCATCGCCGTCCTCATCGCCCAGGCGATCGATGCCCCCGGCTTCGAGCCGATCCAGGCCGTGGTCATGCCCATCCAGTTCACGATGCTGCTTGCCGGCATCATCGGTGCCATCTCCGTGACGGGCGAGTACTCCACCGGGATGATCCGTTCTACGCTGACGGCCGACCCGATCCGCGGCTCCGTCCTGCTGGCGAAGTCGCTCGTCCTCGCGGCCTTCCTGTTCCTTTCCTCGCTGGTGATCTTCGGTGCCGCCGCCGCGGCCGTCTCCGTGGTGGTCGCCGGTCGCGACCAGGGCATCGACTGGGCCGACCCCGCGACGTCGGTGCTGCCCATCGTCGTGGCGTCCTTGGCGATGGCGGTCTTCGCTCTCATCGGCGTGGCGTTCGGCTTCATCCTGCGGTCGGGAGCCGGGGCGATCGCGGCGACGGTCGGCCTGTTGTTCGTCCTCCCCATCGTCGCGAGCTTCTTCTCGATGGCCGGAGAGGCCTGGGCCTGGGTGATCGACGCCTCCGCCTACCTGCCGGTCTCCGCCGCGCAGAACGCGATCCTCCCCAGCGACTCCGCGACTCTGGAGGCTCCCGTCGCCTTCCTCACCCTGGGCTGCTGGGCGATCGGCGGGCTGCTGGCCGCCTGGGCCGTCCTGCGCACTCGCGACGCATAG
- a CDS encoding WXG100 family type VII secretion target, with protein MTVFTVDTDAVHAAEAATRATIERLRTESATLMSQLRQLQTVWVGTASTAFQGCAEQWQGAQQHVELVLDGIGTSLGAVATQYAEADQYSASLFR; from the coding sequence ATGACCGTCTTCACCGTCGACACCGACGCCGTCCACGCGGCAGAGGCCGCCACCCGTGCCACGATCGAGCGGCTGCGCACGGAGTCCGCCACTCTCATGTCGCAGCTCAGGCAGCTGCAGACCGTGTGGGTCGGTACCGCCTCCACCGCGTTCCAGGGGTGCGCTGAGCAGTGGCAGGGTGCCCAGCAGCACGTCGAGCTCGTCCTCGACGGGATCGGTACCTCGCTCGGGGCAGTAGCCACCCAGTACGCCGAAGCGGACCAATACTCGGCGAGCCTGTTCCGCTGA
- a CDS encoding LytR C-terminal domain-containing protein yields MSKPPRDRFDEVPRSTGRVGAHRAEAPGMNGWIVLLWSFVAALVLIVAGIFGSLAVMGRIELFPEAAPSAAPTPEETGVVDTAYSVLILNATPDSGLDEQMRDTLVNAGWPAEAVLASDSASNDFETTTVYYVSAEDEEAAMGLAGVIGGAQVQQSDYYEGQTDDGQKQLTVVIGLDRSASAPETPAP; encoded by the coding sequence GTGTCCAAGCCCCCCCGTGACCGTTTCGACGAGGTCCCCCGTTCCACCGGACGCGTAGGAGCACACCGCGCGGAAGCCCCGGGCATGAACGGCTGGATCGTGCTGCTGTGGTCTTTCGTCGCCGCGCTCGTGCTCATCGTGGCCGGCATCTTCGGCTCTCTGGCCGTGATGGGTCGCATCGAGCTCTTCCCTGAGGCCGCCCCGTCGGCGGCCCCGACGCCGGAGGAGACGGGCGTGGTCGATACCGCCTACTCCGTGCTGATCCTCAACGCGACCCCGGACAGCGGACTGGACGAGCAGATGCGGGACACCCTCGTCAATGCCGGGTGGCCGGCCGAAGCCGTGCTCGCCAGCGACAGCGCCAGCAATGACTTCGAGACGACGACCGTCTACTACGTCAGCGCCGAGGACGAGGAGGCGGCGATGGGGCTGGCGGGCGTCATCGGCGGTGCCCAGGTGCAGCAGAGCGACTACTACGAGGGGCAGACGGACGATGGGCAGAAGCAGCTCACCGTCGTCATCGGCCTCGACCGCTCCGCGTCGGCACCCGAGACTCCGGCGCCCTGA